In a single window of the Pseudobacteriovorax antillogorgiicola genome:
- a CDS encoding Bax inhibitor-1 family protein, producing MHYQSTPVAASHANTRDSFIRKTYFHVFLAILMFTGIEAFLFKTGIADQIMAFMTGMNWLIILGAFMVSSWIATRFAQGSRSKASQYFGLSLYVFFEAIIFVPLLYIAEYKTGGGAIESAATATLLGFAGLTAIAFATRADFSWLGKFLMFAGVGALILIVCSVLFGLSLGVYFTVGMILFAGAAILYDTSNIIHHYSEDDYVAAALQLFASVALLFWYVLRFFNSRD from the coding sequence ATGCACTATCAATCGACACCTGTTGCGGCAAGTCACGCGAACACCCGCGATTCATTTATTCGTAAGACATATTTTCATGTATTTCTAGCGATTCTCATGTTTACTGGGATCGAAGCATTCCTCTTTAAAACAGGGATTGCCGACCAAATTATGGCATTCATGACGGGTATGAACTGGCTTATTATTCTGGGCGCATTTATGGTCTCAAGCTGGATAGCGACCCGCTTTGCACAGGGGTCTCGCTCGAAAGCTAGTCAGTACTTTGGCCTAAGCCTTTATGTATTTTTTGAGGCGATCATATTTGTGCCATTACTTTATATCGCGGAATATAAAACTGGCGGTGGAGCTATTGAGAGTGCGGCAACTGCGACTCTCTTAGGTTTTGCTGGCCTTACCGCCATTGCTTTTGCAACCCGTGCGGATTTTTCTTGGCTCGGTAAATTTTTGATGTTTGCCGGAGTCGGTGCCCTGATCTTGATCGTCTGCAGCGTATTGTTTGGTCTATCCCTTGGTGTTTATTTCACTGTGGGAATGATTCTCTTTGCTGGTGCTGCCATTCTTTATGATACGAGCAACATCATCCACCACTACAGTGAGGATGACTATGTTGCGGCTGCATTACAGCTTTTCGCATCGGTTGCTCTGTTATTCTGGTATGTACTTCGTTTCTTCAATTCGAGAGACTAA
- a CDS encoding fatty acid CoA ligase family protein has translation MRANIASYLPAMAQKVPYQRAIVITDGRDNHDRMIYRHMTYQELDAASTNMARGLLLSGFKKGDRAALMVPPSFELFVTTFGLFKAGIVPVFIDPGLGVKNLKACLSRAQVQHFIGIPKAHIARTVLGWNRGQWREMVTIGTPHLWGKHNFEALLDLGKGSTHEIAPTSSDDTAAVLFTSGSTGTPKGAVYSHKNFCTQIEMLKQAFDIKPGEIDLCTFPLFALFAPALGMTAVIPEMDFTRPAAVNPSNIFKAIETFGVQNMFGSPALIKRVGEAAVAQGRQFPTLKRVISAGAPVSASVIETISKCLNPKARVFTPYGATESLPVAIADSQLILGETEGKTRNGAGVCVGIPVEGVDVKIIKTSDEVISKWSDDLVLPQGDIGEICVSGDQVTQAYYNQDQATRLAKIPKSDGSGFYHRMGDLGYLDGNGRLWFCGRKSHRVVLASRKTIYTVPGESIINAHKEVMRSAIVGVGAGSKRRPVLCIQARKHLSQPELEKLRQQISEICPAHPETQDLKEVLFHKDFPVDIRHNSKIFREKLSSWAEGKLR, from the coding sequence ATGCGCGCAAATATCGCCTCATACCTTCCGGCCATGGCCCAGAAGGTTCCCTATCAACGTGCCATCGTCATCACCGATGGACGTGATAATCATGATCGCATGATCTATAGGCACATGACCTATCAAGAGCTGGATGCTGCTAGCACCAACATGGCTCGCGGTCTCTTGCTTTCAGGCTTCAAGAAAGGTGATCGAGCCGCCTTAATGGTGCCACCCTCATTTGAGCTATTTGTCACGACATTCGGTTTGTTTAAAGCCGGAATCGTACCCGTATTTATCGATCCAGGCTTGGGAGTAAAAAACCTTAAGGCCTGTCTTAGCCGAGCTCAGGTGCAACATTTCATAGGTATTCCCAAGGCTCACATAGCCCGAACTGTTCTGGGCTGGAATCGGGGTCAGTGGCGGGAAATGGTAACGATAGGCACCCCACACCTTTGGGGCAAGCATAACTTCGAAGCCCTACTTGACTTAGGCAAAGGCTCAACTCACGAAATTGCGCCAACTAGCTCGGATGATACTGCAGCAGTGCTATTCACCAGCGGCAGCACAGGCACCCCAAAAGGGGCAGTCTATAGCCATAAGAACTTTTGTACCCAGATTGAAATGCTAAAGCAGGCGTTTGACATCAAGCCTGGAGAGATTGATCTTTGCACCTTTCCACTTTTTGCACTGTTCGCACCCGCCCTCGGTATGACAGCGGTGATTCCTGAAATGGACTTCACGAGACCGGCTGCGGTGAACCCCAGCAATATCTTCAAAGCCATTGAAACTTTCGGTGTACAGAATATGTTTGGTTCACCAGCTTTGATCAAGCGTGTGGGTGAAGCAGCTGTTGCTCAAGGACGCCAGTTTCCAACCCTTAAGCGAGTTATCTCCGCAGGGGCACCGGTGTCCGCCAGTGTGATTGAAACCATCAGCAAGTGCTTAAACCCGAAAGCAAGGGTCTTTACACCCTACGGTGCGACGGAATCATTGCCAGTAGCGATCGCTGATAGTCAACTGATTCTAGGCGAAACCGAAGGTAAGACACGCAATGGGGCGGGAGTTTGTGTCGGTATCCCCGTAGAGGGTGTCGATGTCAAAATCATCAAGACCAGTGATGAGGTTATTTCTAAGTGGTCCGACGACTTGGTTTTACCACAAGGAGATATTGGCGAAATCTGCGTCTCCGGCGATCAGGTGACCCAAGCCTACTACAATCAGGATCAGGCTACCCGCCTCGCCAAGATACCGAAGTCTGATGGTTCTGGTTTCTACCACCGCATGGGCGATCTCGGATATCTTGATGGCAACGGCCGCTTATGGTTTTGTGGTCGCAAGTCACACCGGGTTGTATTAGCGTCTCGCAAGACCATCTACACAGTTCCTGGGGAGTCCATTATCAACGCCCACAAAGAAGTGATGCGTTCTGCGATTGTTGGTGTTGGAGCTGGTTCTAAGCGTCGCCCCGTGCTCTGCATTCAAGCCCGAAAGCATCTTTCGCAGCCAGAGCTAGAGAAGCTTCGCCAGCAGATTAGCGAAATTTGCCCGGCACATCCGGAAACTCAGGATCTGAAAGAGGTTTTATTCCATAAAGATTTTCCTGTGGACATCAGACACAATTCAAAGATTTTTCGAGAAAAACTGTCCAGCTGGGCGGAAGGAAAGTTACGATGA
- a CDS encoding 3-oxoacyl-ACP synthase III encodes MKYSNVFLSAIGYQLPDIVVSTKELEERIAPVYQALKIPMGQLEFLTGIKERRWWPKNFVISDGASKAAEKALQKAGLTGDDVDILVYAGVCRDYIEPATACKIAYDLGVKEGASVYDISNACLGTLNGLVDVANRIELGQADVGVVVSCESARDINEDTITKLLDNRDIEVFKKSLATLTGGSGAVALVLTSQRKSEVCQHRILGGVTRADSQYHDLCRWGMRRLKDSLFEQFLTTDAVSVMKHGVQLGIRTWQALLAELKWAQDTIDRTISHQVGRSHRASILKALGLQESMDFPTYQVLGNMGTVSLPLSAAIADEKGFLKAGNKVGFLGIGSGLNCMMLGVEW; translated from the coding sequence ATGAAGTATTCGAATGTTTTTCTCAGTGCCATTGGATACCAACTCCCAGACATAGTCGTTTCGACTAAGGAGTTGGAGGAGCGCATTGCTCCTGTCTACCAAGCGCTTAAGATTCCTATGGGCCAACTTGAGTTTCTGACGGGGATCAAGGAGCGGCGCTGGTGGCCTAAGAATTTTGTCATTTCTGATGGGGCTAGCAAGGCTGCTGAGAAAGCGTTACAGAAGGCTGGGCTAACGGGCGACGACGTGGATATCCTCGTCTATGCAGGGGTTTGTCGCGATTATATTGAGCCTGCGACAGCCTGTAAGATCGCTTACGACCTCGGCGTTAAGGAGGGAGCCTCCGTCTACGATATCAGCAACGCCTGCCTCGGCACCCTCAACGGACTTGTGGATGTCGCAAACCGCATCGAACTTGGCCAGGCCGATGTCGGTGTGGTGGTATCATGTGAGTCAGCGCGGGACATTAACGAAGATACCATCACCAAGCTTCTCGACAATAGAGATATCGAAGTATTCAAGAAGTCTCTCGCGACTTTGACTGGCGGCTCGGGGGCTGTTGCCTTGGTATTAACCAGCCAAAGAAAATCCGAAGTCTGCCAACATCGTATTTTAGGGGGCGTCACCCGTGCCGATAGCCAGTATCACGATCTTTGTCGCTGGGGAATGCGTCGCCTAAAAGATAGCTTGTTTGAGCAGTTCTTAACCACCGATGCCGTCAGCGTCATGAAGCATGGGGTCCAGTTAGGAATTCGCACTTGGCAAGCACTTCTGGCTGAACTTAAATGGGCCCAAGACACCATCGATCGCACCATATCCCACCAAGTAGGTCGCAGTCATCGTGCCAGCATTCTGAAAGCACTAGGATTGCAAGAATCTATGGACTTTCCAACATACCAAGTTTTGGGTAATATGGGCACAGTTTCCCTACCGCTATCTGCCGCCATCGCTGATGAGAAAGGCTTTCTTAAAGCTGGTAATAAGGTTGGTTTCTTAGGAATCGGTAGCGGTCTCAACTGCATGATGTTGGGGGTAGAATGGTAG
- a CDS encoding dienelactone hydrolase family protein: MASSDDIMTKEVVYGEFEGKKLIGYLAHPKNVSDAPVVLVVHEWWGQTDYPRKRAEMLAKLGYVAMAVDMYGDRTVAEHPKDAQKFMMATMKNMAGAEKKFKMAMDYAKKLDKTSSEKMAAIGYCFGGGVVLHAARQGFDLDAVASFHGSLATQTPAKKGVIKAKVAVFNGAADPMVKDEDIKNLKAEMEKADATLKFVNYPGAKHGFTNPEATKKGKAFDLPLAYQEEADKKSWEQLQTFLKKAF, from the coding sequence ATGGCGTCTTCTGATGACATTATGACGAAGGAAGTTGTCTACGGTGAGTTCGAAGGCAAGAAGCTGATTGGCTATCTCGCTCACCCAAAGAACGTTAGCGATGCACCTGTGGTATTGGTGGTTCACGAGTGGTGGGGCCAAACGGATTATCCCCGCAAGCGTGCTGAGATGCTCGCTAAGCTAGGGTATGTGGCCATGGCTGTTGATATGTACGGCGATCGTACTGTCGCTGAACACCCCAAAGATGCCCAGAAATTTATGATGGCGACCATGAAAAATATGGCAGGTGCGGAAAAGAAGTTTAAGATGGCTATGGACTATGCGAAGAAGCTAGATAAGACTAGCTCCGAGAAAATGGCAGCTATTGGATACTGTTTTGGTGGCGGGGTCGTTCTTCACGCAGCCCGTCAAGGCTTTGATCTTGATGCAGTGGCAAGCTTTCATGGTTCATTAGCGACCCAAACTCCTGCGAAGAAAGGTGTGATCAAGGCTAAGGTCGCTGTGTTTAATGGCGCAGCTGATCCTATGGTGAAGGACGAAGATATCAAGAACCTTAAGGCTGAAATGGAGAAGGCCGACGCTACTTTGAAGTTTGTCAACTACCCAGGTGCGAAGCACGGTTTCACAAACCCTGAGGCCACCAAGAAGGGTAAGGCCTTCGACTTACCTTTAGCCTATCAGGAAGAGGCTGATAAGAAGTCTTGGGAGCAGCTGCAAACCTTTCTCAAGAAAGCATTTTAA
- a CDS encoding response regulator, whose product MKDLLESQIVDFSSILSFELRSSLNVILNGINLLIEEQHAQVKDNLSTISMVKASAENLLALTNLLTLLKPRDDFHYEDIDLPSFASSIKNIMGPSIEEKRINFSISAQDKVIRFEKQMLHTILISLLSSRIKACSKECSLECKIALAEDGIVIQTKDNGRMLSNLGIIDSSGSLFRNQSKTYNIGELEILLAASLIRRIYASMEALQSSSELHLTVKIPLSLNDTEDPSNSDFRYLIVDDDPDLVSYTKMILEALRPGAHIKTASNGTDAVKVLETFEPDFIFTDLIMPNGDGFDLIRNISGKGIKIIAISGLGDEGVRQRVESVLGITYLEKPFTFECVRKIIEKE is encoded by the coding sequence ATGAAGGACTTACTAGAAAGTCAAATTGTTGATTTCAGCAGTATCTTGAGTTTCGAACTGAGATCTTCACTCAACGTGATTCTCAATGGCATCAATCTCCTTATCGAAGAACAACACGCCCAAGTGAAAGACAACCTTTCCACCATTTCTATGGTGAAGGCAAGTGCTGAGAACTTACTTGCCCTTACAAATCTACTGACACTTCTCAAGCCAAGAGATGATTTCCACTACGAAGATATCGATCTCCCCAGCTTCGCCTCGTCCATCAAGAATATCATGGGCCCGTCCATCGAAGAAAAAAGAATTAACTTCAGCATCTCGGCTCAGGATAAAGTAATTAGATTTGAAAAACAGATGTTGCATACGATACTGATCAGCCTCCTTTCAAGCCGTATCAAAGCATGCAGTAAAGAATGCTCGCTGGAGTGTAAGATAGCACTCGCCGAAGATGGTATCGTGATCCAAACCAAAGACAACGGCAGAATGCTATCGAATCTAGGTATCATCGATAGTTCAGGATCACTGTTCAGAAACCAGAGCAAGACTTACAACATTGGAGAGCTAGAAATCCTTTTAGCCGCTTCGCTCATTCGACGAATTTACGCTAGCATGGAGGCACTGCAATCGTCTTCAGAGCTACACCTCACGGTGAAAATACCTTTGTCCTTGAATGATACCGAGGATCCATCCAATTCCGACTTTCGCTACTTAATTGTCGATGATGACCCCGACCTCGTGTCTTATACCAAGATGATCTTAGAGGCTTTAAGACCAGGTGCCCACATCAAAACTGCAAGCAATGGGACTGATGCGGTCAAGGTTCTGGAAACATTTGAACCGGATTTCATCTTTACAGATCTGATCATGCCCAATGGTGACGGCTTCGATCTGATTCGCAATATTTCTGGCAAAGGTATCAAAATTATTGCGATCTCAGGGCTTGGCGATGAAGGAGTTCGTCAGCGGGTGGAAAGCGTACTAGGGATTACATATCTCGAAAAGCCTTTCACTTTCGAATGTGTACGGAAGATTATCGAGAAGGAGTAA
- a CDS encoding xanthine dehydrogenase family protein molybdopterin-binding subunit → MQQDSYSKVSRREFVRGTTKIGTTAVLVNFLGTDLAKAGEPNQSLGQPTSAPKGWEEDLEKVPYRYDGMAKVTGQKIYAIDIRPKDLTGWPLSETRAVILRASDAERTFEGIDTRKLKQLGVSQTLSASDLESAGIKPDGFFSSSIMAKKGAPAQFLGQPISIAYFDDVERFLDARSQLINISGFVKYGKAVQPQEGKAYGTSRIVRYTGPNGKELFSYAKDGSFRPPWQSPNVSGSNNARASFFVEKIKQDFQENDWNIVEGQFGTQSVDPVFMEAECGLSWFDPQSRELHMTLGTQSPLDDAEGCLKMLAKAKGIKIDRIVINCCYPGGGFGGRDHSEFPLYLCLAAVFNPGKSIRIVHSRFDQFQAGLKRHGAQIDTKLAVDQDGLFQGFHTNMTLDGGGHNNYSFAVQNVGGRNASSGYAFPRSWVDSKAKPSIGVPAGSMRGFGSLQAAFAMECLVDEAAAALKMDPIELRMKNIITDPQAVHTGTVPLFRINSDLLLKKAQQTALWRNREAEKKKRSQGDTLYGVGVALAVKSYGKNPGDTCLATVMIDADGKLRMHTNSVDMGNGTATTLPQALTSVLGRHADQIKMGVTSEFEALNLYSKRAKNQKEQDEFAQDPRWVPFKAMSTAASAGAYQMRHAAIQAADVLLEHGLWPAALSIWQQSSEDLPWNKALVRWDDGALSYPGQVSIPLKTLAAQAHKEGYVTGAMVHTYYRAGWTSAGFEIAGKKQVLKADALALRHGKQEDFQVLTRSQVQYPPMSHFDKGADLYTPYVAVAAVEVNRKSGQVKVLGGETFLDCGRVTNLDIVEGQMQGAWAMGIGQTLFEDSPAHEGGPGQGAWNLHRYRVPRARDCALERVKFNIVNVPNQDPPKGMAEVVLNAVPPAIVNAVAHATGKRFRQLPLQPKKILEALS, encoded by the coding sequence GTGCAGCAAGACTCGTACTCCAAAGTGAGCCGCCGGGAATTTGTTCGCGGCACAACTAAGATCGGCACTACGGCGGTGTTGGTGAATTTTCTAGGGACAGATCTGGCTAAGGCAGGTGAGCCAAACCAGTCACTGGGCCAACCGACTTCCGCCCCGAAAGGCTGGGAGGAGGATCTCGAAAAAGTCCCGTATCGCTACGATGGTATGGCCAAGGTCACAGGGCAAAAGATATATGCAATCGATATTAGGCCGAAGGATCTGACTGGCTGGCCTCTAAGCGAGACCCGAGCTGTTATCTTGAGAGCCAGCGATGCTGAACGAACTTTTGAGGGAATAGACACTCGTAAACTAAAACAGCTAGGGGTCAGCCAAACGCTAAGTGCATCAGACCTTGAAAGCGCAGGTATTAAGCCAGATGGTTTTTTCTCATCCAGCATCATGGCGAAAAAAGGAGCGCCAGCTCAGTTCCTAGGCCAGCCAATCAGTATCGCCTATTTTGATGATGTTGAGCGCTTTTTAGATGCTCGATCTCAGCTGATCAATATCTCGGGTTTTGTGAAGTACGGCAAGGCTGTTCAGCCTCAAGAGGGCAAAGCCTATGGCACAAGCCGCATCGTCAGGTACACCGGTCCTAACGGTAAGGAATTATTCTCTTATGCAAAAGACGGTAGCTTTCGGCCCCCTTGGCAGTCGCCAAACGTCAGCGGTTCGAATAACGCTCGGGCAAGTTTCTTTGTCGAAAAGATCAAGCAAGACTTTCAGGAGAACGATTGGAACATTGTCGAAGGCCAGTTTGGAACCCAAAGCGTTGACCCTGTTTTCATGGAAGCCGAGTGCGGTTTGTCCTGGTTTGATCCACAAAGCCGTGAACTGCACATGACATTGGGTACCCAATCCCCTCTTGACGATGCTGAGGGTTGCTTGAAAATGCTTGCTAAGGCAAAGGGTATTAAGATCGATCGTATCGTCATCAACTGCTGTTATCCCGGTGGGGGCTTTGGGGGGCGCGATCATTCTGAGTTTCCTCTCTATCTATGCTTGGCAGCGGTATTTAATCCAGGAAAGTCAATTCGGATTGTTCATTCTCGCTTTGATCAATTTCAAGCAGGGCTTAAACGTCATGGTGCTCAGATTGATACGAAGCTAGCGGTGGATCAAGATGGGCTATTTCAAGGCTTTCATACGAACATGACCCTTGATGGCGGTGGCCATAACAACTATAGCTTTGCAGTTCAGAATGTAGGAGGCCGTAATGCATCTTCTGGCTATGCCTTTCCTAGGTCCTGGGTTGACTCTAAAGCTAAACCAAGTATCGGCGTTCCTGCTGGATCGATGCGAGGGTTTGGAAGTCTGCAAGCAGCTTTTGCTATGGAGTGCCTGGTTGATGAGGCAGCGGCAGCCTTAAAGATGGATCCCATTGAGCTGCGAATGAAGAATATTATAACCGACCCACAAGCGGTGCACACGGGAACGGTCCCACTGTTTAGAATCAATTCTGATTTGCTCCTTAAAAAAGCTCAGCAAACTGCACTTTGGCGAAATCGCGAGGCTGAAAAGAAAAAGCGCTCCCAAGGAGATACCCTCTACGGCGTTGGAGTAGCCTTAGCTGTGAAAAGCTATGGCAAAAATCCTGGCGATACATGTCTTGCAACGGTGATGATTGATGCAGATGGCAAGCTAAGGATGCATACCAACTCAGTTGATATGGGTAACGGCACAGCAACAACCTTGCCTCAGGCATTGACTAGTGTTCTCGGTCGTCATGCTGACCAGATCAAGATGGGAGTTACGAGTGAGTTTGAAGCTCTAAATCTTTATAGCAAGAGAGCTAAGAATCAGAAAGAGCAGGATGAATTCGCTCAGGATCCTCGTTGGGTTCCTTTCAAAGCTATGTCCACAGCTGCTAGTGCTGGTGCCTACCAGATGCGGCATGCGGCGATTCAGGCAGCAGATGTTCTTTTGGAGCATGGTCTATGGCCCGCCGCACTTTCCATCTGGCAACAATCTTCGGAAGATCTGCCCTGGAACAAGGCTTTAGTTCGTTGGGACGATGGTGCTCTTTCTTATCCGGGCCAGGTTAGCATTCCTCTGAAAACTCTAGCAGCCCAAGCTCACAAGGAAGGGTATGTGACTGGTGCAATGGTTCATACCTACTACCGGGCTGGATGGACAAGCGCTGGGTTTGAGATCGCTGGCAAGAAACAGGTGCTCAAAGCTGATGCTTTGGCACTCCGTCATGGCAAGCAAGAGGATTTCCAGGTTCTGACCCGTAGTCAAGTGCAGTACCCTCCTATGAGCCATTTTGATAAGGGGGCCGACCTATACACCCCTTATGTGGCTGTCGCGGCTGTGGAAGTGAACCGCAAGTCAGGGCAGGTAAAAGTGCTTGGCGGTGAAACGTTCCTAGACTGTGGTAGAGTTACCAACCTTGATATTGTCGAGGGACAGATGCAAGGCGCCTGGGCCATGGGCATTGGCCAAACCTTGTTTGAAGATTCTCCTGCCCATGAGGGAGGCCCCGGCCAGGGTGCCTGGAACCTCCACCGCTACAGGGTTCCCAGGGCCAGAGACTGCGCTTTAGAGCGGGTTAAATTTAATATAGTGAATGTTCCAAACCAAGATCCTCCAAAGGGTATGGCAGAGGTTGTCTTGAATGCAGTGCCGCCTGCCATTGTCAATGCTGTTGCTCACGCGACCGGAAAACGATTCAGACAATTGCCTTTGCAGCCTAAGAAAATTTTGGAGGCCTTATCATGA
- a CDS encoding (2Fe-2S)-binding protein: MSGKVSVEVTINEKKVSANVAPQRTLADYLHENMGLTGTKVCCGMGVCKACTVAVKREGGEGLERVQACITPLAGLAGTKVTTVEGLSENGEPNKLQKAFLEEYSFQCGFSTSGFLMGATLLIDNLKRKPVTLAELDDAMERSLGEHVCRCTGYVKYYKAIKKVILETPGTIRS; encoded by the coding sequence ATGAGCGGAAAAGTAAGTGTCGAAGTGACAATCAACGAAAAGAAAGTTTCAGCTAACGTAGCACCACAGCGAACGCTAGCGGATTATCTCCATGAGAATATGGGTCTTACTGGTACTAAAGTTTGCTGCGGCATGGGAGTTTGTAAGGCCTGTACCGTAGCCGTCAAGCGCGAGGGTGGCGAGGGCTTAGAGAGGGTTCAGGCGTGCATCACCCCCTTGGCAGGACTCGCTGGCACAAAGGTAACCACAGTAGAAGGTTTGTCAGAAAATGGTGAACCTAATAAGCTCCAAAAAGCCTTTCTTGAGGAGTACTCGTTTCAGTGTGGGTTCTCCACATCAGGCTTCCTGATGGGGGCCACACTACTGATCGATAATCTTAAGCGCAAGCCAGTGACTTTAGCCGAGCTGGACGATGCTATGGAGCGCAGTTTAGGTGAGCATGTTTGCCGTTGCACCGGCTATGTGAAGTATTATAAGGCAATCAAAAAGGTCATTCTTGAGACGCCTGGAACGATCCGTAGTTGA
- a CDS encoding alpha/beta fold hydrolase — protein sequence MVVDQNLYPFKNNYMNLGKHRYHYIDEGQGEPMLMVHGNPTWSFYYRHLAREFSKTHRVVVPDHIGCGLSDKPNDEDYFYTLEQRVQDLEQLVLELDLRNITLVVHDWGGMIGMTFATRNADRIKKIVLFNTAAFQNPKGGKLPWTISICRNRAVGPFLVRGLNAFSIGASVKCFTRKKLPRSERDAYLAPYNNWHNRRAVLRFVQDIPLGPEDDSWSVLAEVEDKLSVFNKTPVLIIWGGKDFVFDDDFLAAWESYYPHAEVHRLNDAGHYVADDAHGDVIPIMHQFMTKHG from the coding sequence ATGGTAGTCGACCAAAACCTGTATCCATTTAAAAATAATTATATGAATCTAGGCAAACATCGTTATCACTACATCGATGAAGGCCAAGGTGAACCCATGCTCATGGTGCATGGCAACCCTACCTGGTCGTTTTACTATCGCCATTTAGCGAGAGAGTTTAGCAAAACCCACCGTGTTGTCGTTCCAGATCATATCGGCTGTGGTCTATCGGACAAGCCAAACGATGAGGACTACTTCTACACTCTCGAACAGAGGGTGCAGGATCTAGAGCAACTGGTATTAGAACTCGACCTTAGAAACATCACCTTGGTGGTTCACGATTGGGGCGGCATGATCGGTATGACCTTTGCCACTCGCAATGCCGATCGCATCAAAAAAATCGTCTTGTTTAATACAGCTGCTTTTCAAAACCCCAAAGGGGGCAAACTGCCCTGGACCATTTCAATCTGTCGAAACCGCGCTGTCGGGCCTTTTTTGGTTCGCGGCTTAAATGCCTTCAGTATTGGCGCGTCAGTAAAATGTTTTACTCGCAAAAAGTTGCCTCGATCGGAGCGCGATGCCTATCTGGCTCCATACAACAACTGGCACAATCGTCGCGCTGTCCTACGCTTTGTGCAGGATATTCCACTGGGGCCCGAGGACGACTCCTGGTCCGTCTTGGCTGAGGTTGAGGATAAGCTTTCCGTTTTCAATAAAACTCCCGTTTTAATTATATGGGGTGGCAAGGATTTCGTATTTGACGACGATTTCCTTGCGGCATGGGAGAGCTACTACCCCCATGCTGAAGTTCACCGGCTCAACGACGCCGGGCATTATGTGGCTGACGATGCCCATGGTGACGTTATTCCCATCATGCATCAGTTTATGACTAAACACGGATAG
- a CDS encoding NAD-dependent epimerase/dehydratase family protein: MRVLVTGGGGFLGRAIIRQLLKAGHEVSTINRSQYPDLEATGVQCFQGDIADWKDVTQAVAGVDAVIHTAAKAGMWGPYDDYFKANVTGTQNIIRACQEFDVQRLVYTSSPSVVFGGDNQEGVDETAPYPKHYLAHYPRTKAMAERLVLNAKSPKLSVVSLRPHLIWGPGDNHLAPRLIQRQRQKRLRFIGKMSGKVDAVYVENAAYAHCLALERLEPDAPINGQSYFITNHEPWPTEKLINTILFSAGVEPVTKRVPRQLAIGAGLLLEYIYTFFKIKAEPPMTRFVAKQLSTSHWFDTKAAVEELGYEPPYSMNDGFARLREHYKSQGIKA, translated from the coding sequence ATGAGAGTTCTTGTTACTGGTGGCGGCGGTTTTCTGGGGCGTGCCATTATTCGCCAACTCCTCAAGGCTGGCCATGAGGTTTCCACGATCAACCGTAGCCAGTATCCAGATCTCGAAGCCACGGGAGTTCAGTGCTTTCAAGGAGACATTGCAGACTGGAAAGATGTGACCCAAGCCGTTGCAGGTGTGGACGCAGTGATTCACACGGCGGCTAAGGCTGGCATGTGGGGGCCATACGACGATTACTTCAAGGCCAATGTCACGGGAACCCAGAATATCATTCGAGCTTGTCAGGAGTTCGATGTTCAGCGACTGGTCTACACCAGTTCACCTAGCGTTGTTTTCGGCGGCGACAATCAGGAAGGAGTCGATGAGACAGCTCCTTATCCCAAACACTATCTAGCTCACTACCCCAGAACCAAGGCAATGGCTGAGCGACTGGTGCTGAATGCCAAAAGCCCAAAGCTGTCAGTAGTCTCATTAAGACCTCATCTCATTTGGGGACCTGGCGATAATCACTTGGCCCCTCGCCTGATCCAACGGCAAAGGCAGAAGCGGCTGCGATTTATAGGTAAGATGAGTGGCAAGGTGGACGCTGTTTATGTGGAAAATGCTGCTTACGCACACTGCCTAGCCCTCGAACGGCTAGAGCCAGATGCACCAATCAATGGCCAATCCTATTTTATTACCAATCATGAACCATGGCCCACCGAGAAACTGATCAATACGATTCTTTTTTCAGCAGGTGTGGAGCCAGTAACAAAACGAGTGCCTCGTCAGCTTGCTATTGGCGCTGGATTGCTGTTGGAATATATCTATACCTTTTTCAAGATCAAAGCTGAGCCTCCGATGACTCGATTTGTGGCAAAACAGCTTTCCACCTCCCATTGGTTTGATACTAAAGCAGCAGTGGAAGAACTGGGTTACGAACCTCCCTACTCTATGAACGATGGGTTTGCCAGGCTTCGTGAGCATTATAAGTCCCAAGGGATCAAAGCCTAG